From a single Natronorubrum tibetense GA33 genomic region:
- a CDS encoding single-stranded DNA binding protein, which produces MSDIEGVYEDLEADVSLEKFREAVEAKVEQMGGLADEETAAMLVAHEIGESEVGGIADIEPGMEDVKFIAKVTSIGEVRTFERDGEDEDGRVVNVEVADETGSVRAAFWDQHAEAAIEELEEGQVLRVKGRPKEGFSGVEISVDDVQPDPDTEVDVQVADTHTVEALSLGLSNVNLVGLVLDTDSVRTFDRDDGSEGKVSNLVLGDSTGRVRVTLWDEQADTATEIDPGSTVEVIDGYVKDRDGTLELHVGNRGAVEEVDEEVEYVPESTPIEDLEIDQMVDIAGVVRSADPKRTFDRDDGSEGQVRNIRVQDATGDIRVAMWGEKADIDIGPGDEVALGDVEIQDGWQDDLEASAGWQSTITVLESDSAGSGDAAGDESGSSSDANAGLSAFAGDDNGDDSNDSDDTNSEAETAENDDSSDTAAESDDPNDGEELEFTGVVVQAGDPVVLDDGESTMSVATDVDVGLGEEVTARGVVRDGRLEANDVF; this is translated from the coding sequence ATGAGCGACATCGAGGGCGTGTACGAAGACCTCGAGGCCGACGTTTCTCTCGAGAAGTTTCGCGAGGCCGTCGAGGCGAAAGTCGAGCAGATGGGGGGTCTCGCGGACGAGGAGACGGCGGCGATGCTCGTCGCTCACGAGATCGGCGAGAGCGAGGTCGGCGGCATCGCCGACATCGAACCCGGCATGGAGGACGTGAAGTTCATCGCTAAAGTAACCAGTATCGGCGAGGTTCGCACTTTCGAACGCGACGGCGAGGACGAGGACGGCCGCGTCGTCAACGTCGAAGTCGCCGACGAGACCGGCTCCGTGCGTGCCGCCTTCTGGGACCAGCACGCCGAAGCGGCGATCGAGGAACTCGAGGAGGGCCAGGTGCTGCGAGTCAAGGGCCGCCCGAAGGAGGGTTTTTCGGGTGTCGAAATCAGCGTGGACGACGTCCAGCCCGATCCGGATACGGAGGTCGACGTGCAGGTCGCCGACACGCACACCGTCGAGGCGCTCTCACTCGGCCTCTCGAACGTCAATCTCGTCGGACTCGTGCTCGATACCGACAGCGTCCGCACGTTCGACCGCGACGACGGCTCCGAGGGCAAGGTTTCGAACCTCGTTCTCGGCGACTCGACCGGTCGCGTGCGCGTGACGCTATGGGACGAGCAGGCCGACACCGCAACGGAGATCGATCCCGGATCGACGGTCGAGGTGATCGACGGCTACGTCAAGGACCGCGACGGGACCCTCGAGCTCCACGTCGGCAACCGCGGTGCGGTCGAAGAGGTCGACGAGGAAGTCGAGTACGTCCCCGAGAGCACGCCGATCGAGGACCTCGAGATCGACCAAATGGTCGACATCGCGGGCGTCGTCCGCTCGGCGGATCCGAAGCGCACGTTCGACCGAGACGACGGCTCCGAAGGCCAGGTGCGAAACATCCGCGTGCAGGACGCGACCGGCGACATCCGCGTGGCGATGTGGGGCGAGAAGGCCGATATCGACATCGGTCCGGGTGACGAGGTCGCCCTCGGCGACGTGGAGATCCAGGACGGTTGGCAGGACGATCTCGAGGCGTCCGCTGGCTGGCAGTCGACAATCACGGTACTCGAGTCCGACTCCGCCGGTTCCGGAGACGCCGCGGGCGACGAGTCGGGCAGCTCGAGCGACGCGAACGCCGGGCTGTCGGCGTTCGCCGGCGATGATAACGGTGACGATAGCAACGACAGCGACGATACGAATTCGGAAGCTGAGACGGCCGAGAACGACGACTCGAGCGACACGGCCGCTGAGTCGGACGACCCGAACGACGGCGAGGAACTCGAGTTCACCGGGGTCGTCGTGCAGGCTGGCGATCCGGTCGTACTGGACGACGGCGAGTCGACGATGAGCGTCGCGACCGACGTCGACGTGGGTCTCGGCGAGGAGGTAACCGCCCGAGGGGTCGTCCGCGACGGTCGTCTCGAGGCAAACGACGTGTTCTGA
- a CDS encoding esterase/lipase family protein has protein sequence MAEDDKGDGNMGREVLTENKSDLNRRCLLRATSAAAVGAVGVGAASTSVSAGEVKDCTDWPVEAPADYPEVDLTGTPSESNIPHGVDEICIYVHGWNGMKSSENQAYTYETALGQNGYGAPVVAATWDADTANFWGAESNADTAGQRLADWLRDYRAANPSTTIRLTGHSLGGRVSLATLNALGGDEVIDTVALLGAAVNDDTVCDDGEYADGITHSAHVVYNYHSRDDDTVCTLYGLQTWGSGVGCDGADCGGWFSSGSTPDSYHDRDVTAQVDGHCEFMRPDIGCVPQIVNDF, from the coding sequence ATGGCAGAAGATGACAAGGGAGACGGTAACATGGGTCGAGAAGTGTTGACCGAGAACAAAAGTGACCTGAATCGTCGGTGCCTGCTCAGGGCGACGTCGGCGGCGGCCGTGGGGGCCGTCGGTGTTGGGGCGGCGAGCACGTCGGTATCCGCTGGCGAGGTAAAGGACTGCACGGACTGGCCGGTTGAGGCACCAGCGGACTATCCGGAGGTCGACCTGACGGGTACCCCATCGGAGTCGAATATCCCGCACGGCGTCGACGAGATTTGCATCTACGTTCACGGCTGGAACGGGATGAAGTCCAGCGAGAACCAGGCCTACACCTATGAGACCGCGTTGGGACAGAACGGCTACGGCGCACCCGTCGTGGCGGCCACGTGGGACGCCGATACGGCCAACTTCTGGGGCGCCGAGAGCAACGCCGACACGGCGGGCCAACGGCTGGCCGACTGGCTCCGGGACTACCGCGCAGCGAACCCGTCGACGACGATCCGGCTGACAGGACACTCGCTGGGTGGACGGGTGAGCCTTGCGACGTTAAACGCGCTCGGTGGTGACGAGGTCATCGACACCGTCGCGTTGCTCGGAGCGGCCGTCAACGATGACACGGTCTGTGACGACGGCGAGTACGCCGACGGCATCACTCACTCGGCTCACGTCGTCTACAACTACCACTCTCGGGACGACGACACGGTCTGTACACTGTACGGCCTCCAGACGTGGGGAAGCGGCGTCGGCTGCGACGGCGCCGACTGCGGCGGCTGGTTCAGTTCCGGTTCGACGCCAGACAGCTACCACGACCGCGACGTGACCGCACAGGTCGATGGCCACTGCGAGTTCATGCGGCCCGATATCGGCTGCGTTCCCCAGATCGTCAACGACTTCTGA
- a CDS encoding CopG family ribbon-helix-helix protein produces the protein MPVVSVSMPAELIDRLDAHATEHDYTGRSEVVRESARTLLTEFDDERFVDESLAGVVTVFYDFGTQHVERRVTELRHEHDADIASNDHSHVADYCVDCFVLESDLEAISTFVGKLRAIEDVETVDYSLVPLESIGQLQDA, from the coding sequence ATGCCCGTCGTCAGCGTCTCGATGCCCGCCGAACTGATCGACCGACTCGATGCACACGCTACGGAACACGACTACACCGGCCGCAGCGAGGTCGTCCGGGAGAGTGCGCGAACGCTACTCACCGAGTTCGACGACGAACGGTTCGTAGACGAGTCCCTCGCCGGCGTCGTCACCGTGTTCTACGATTTCGGCACCCAGCACGTCGAACGCCGCGTAACGGAACTGCGCCACGAACACGACGCTGACATTGCCTCCAACGATCACAGCCACGTCGCGGACTACTGCGTCGATTGCTTCGTCCTCGAGAGCGATCTCGAGGCGATTTCGACGTTCGTAGGCAAGCTCCGAGCGATCGAAGACGTTGAGACCGTCGACTACTCACTGGTTCCGCTCGAGTCCATCGGGCAGTTGCAGGACGCCTGA
- a CDS encoding histone deacetylase family protein: MQFGYSETCLAHDPGSRHPESPDRLRAIRERLKKKHGVEYVEAEPCDIDRMAAVHEREYIESVEAFCADGGGNWDPDTTAVEETWDAVCYSSGLACWAAEAALEGEAGRKTPFSIGRPPGHHAVYDDAMGFCFVNNAAVAAQYALDSEDYDVERVAIVDWDVHHGNGTQDIFYDRDDVFFVSIHEKGLYPGTGAIDETGEGDGSGTTMNIPMPAGTDDGEYLAAVEGPITTALTDYDPDLLLISAGFDAHRHDPISRIRLSTEAYALMTDRFRTLADETDAALAFILEGGYGLDVLADSVAIVHETFDGREPIEPDADCGENVESTLEDVLEAHGLDTDLDG, from the coding sequence ATGCAATTCGGCTACAGCGAGACCTGTCTCGCACACGATCCCGGTTCGCGCCACCCTGAGTCGCCGGACCGGCTACGAGCGATTCGAGAGCGACTGAAGAAGAAACACGGCGTCGAGTACGTCGAGGCCGAGCCCTGCGATATCGATCGGATGGCGGCCGTCCACGAGCGGGAGTACATCGAATCCGTCGAAGCGTTCTGCGCCGACGGCGGCGGCAACTGGGATCCCGACACGACGGCCGTCGAGGAGACCTGGGACGCGGTCTGTTACAGCTCCGGACTCGCCTGCTGGGCCGCCGAGGCCGCACTCGAGGGGGAAGCCGGCCGGAAGACGCCGTTTTCGATCGGGCGACCGCCGGGCCATCACGCCGTCTACGACGACGCGATGGGGTTTTGCTTCGTCAACAACGCCGCGGTCGCGGCTCAGTACGCGCTAGATTCCGAGGACTACGACGTCGAGCGAGTCGCAATCGTCGACTGGGACGTCCACCACGGCAACGGTACACAGGACATCTTCTACGATCGCGACGACGTCTTCTTCGTCTCGATTCACGAAAAGGGGCTGTATCCGGGGACCGGCGCAATCGACGAGACCGGCGAGGGCGACGGTTCCGGAACGACCATGAACATCCCGATGCCCGCCGGGACGGACGACGGCGAGTACCTCGCCGCGGTCGAGGGACCGATCACGACGGCGCTGACGGACTACGACCCCGACCTGCTGTTGATCAGTGCGGGCTTTGACGCCCACCGGCACGATCCGATCTCGCGGATTCGGCTGTCGACGGAGGCCTACGCCCTGATGACCGATCGATTCCGAACGCTCGCCGACGAGACCGACGCCGCGCTCGCGTTCATCCTCGAGGGCGGCTACGGACTCGACGTGCTCGCCGACAGCGTCGCCATCGTCCACGAGACGTTCGACGGCCGGGAGCCGATCGAGCCTGACGCCGACTGCGGTGAGAACGTCGAGTCGACGCTCGAAGACGTACTCGAGGCGCACGGACTGGATACCGATCTCGACGGCTGA
- a CDS encoding histone, with protein sequence MNVELPFAPVDTIIRRNAGELRVSADASKELATRIQEHGSELAIDAAELATEDGRKTLMAEDFGVERVVDKDDLELPVAPVDRIARLDIDDRYRVSMDARVALADILEDYADNVARASATLAHHADRRTITEDDIETYFSLFE encoded by the coding sequence ATGAACGTCGAACTCCCGTTCGCCCCGGTGGACACGATAATCCGGCGGAACGCGGGCGAACTTCGGGTGAGTGCCGACGCGTCGAAGGAACTCGCAACGCGGATCCAAGAACACGGAAGCGAGCTCGCGATCGACGCCGCCGAGCTCGCGACCGAGGACGGGCGCAAGACCCTGATGGCCGAGGATTTCGGCGTCGAACGGGTCGTCGACAAGGATGATCTCGAGCTCCCCGTTGCCCCCGTCGACCGCATCGCCAGGCTGGATATCGACGATCGCTACCGCGTCTCGATGGACGCTCGCGTCGCCCTCGCCGATATTCTCGAGGACTACGCGGACAACGTCGCTCGGGCGTCCGCGACCCTCGCCCACCACGCCGACCGACGAACGATCACCGAGGACGACATCGAGACGTACTTCTCGCTGTTCGAGTGA
- the cca gene encoding CCA tRNA nucleotidyltransferase — MSEEDPASDDPDATSDNGFESVVADIHERIEPSADERERLRAVADRLVARAEAAATDRCPDADIIQAGSTARNTWVSGDRDIDIFVRFPPDLEREQLERYGLEVGHETLPDGHEEYAEHPYVKGTVEGFDIDVVPCFRLESATEIRSAVDRTPFHTQYLEARLDDDLADDVRLTKQFLKGIGAYGSDLRTRGFSGYLTELLVVEYGGFRNLLEAAANWHPQVELDPENHGRETFHDPLVVIDPTDPERNVAAVCSPENVARLQHYARSFLETPRVEVFEPAAPEPLSESELRTHLERRGTTPVAVRFEAPDLVEDQLYPQLQKSVDGIATGLDDRGFDIFRATTMADDTAVIFVELAVSERPAIEGHRGPPIHVRSHAEGFYDAYADDPEAYGPFIAGDRYVTERPREFTTAREFLASDRLFDVGLGAHVETALENEYEVLVGEEITALLEEFGPELGRYFEPHP, encoded by the coding sequence ATGAGCGAGGAGGACCCTGCGAGCGACGATCCTGACGCGACCAGCGACAACGGCTTCGAGTCGGTCGTCGCCGACATCCACGAGCGCATCGAACCCAGCGCGGACGAACGGGAACGCCTCCGCGCGGTCGCCGACCGGCTCGTCGCGCGGGCCGAAGCCGCCGCGACCGACCGCTGTCCCGACGCCGACATCATCCAGGCCGGCTCGACCGCCAGGAACACCTGGGTCAGCGGCGACCGCGACATCGACATCTTCGTCCGCTTCCCGCCGGATCTCGAGCGCGAACAGCTCGAGCGATACGGCCTCGAAGTCGGCCACGAAACCCTCCCCGACGGCCACGAGGAGTACGCCGAACACCCCTACGTCAAGGGCACCGTCGAGGGGTTCGATATCGACGTCGTCCCCTGCTTTCGCCTCGAGTCTGCCACCGAAATCCGCTCGGCCGTCGACCGCACGCCGTTTCACACGCAGTACCTCGAGGCCCGCCTCGACGACGACCTCGCCGACGACGTTCGCCTCACCAAACAGTTCCTGAAGGGAATCGGCGCCTACGGCAGCGACCTCCGGACCCGGGGCTTCAGCGGCTACCTGACCGAACTGCTCGTCGTCGAGTACGGCGGCTTTCGCAATCTGCTCGAGGCCGCAGCGAACTGGCACCCGCAGGTCGAACTCGATCCCGAAAACCACGGGCGAGAAACGTTCCACGATCCGCTCGTCGTCATCGACCCGACCGACCCCGAACGCAACGTCGCCGCCGTCTGCTCGCCCGAGAACGTCGCCCGCCTCCAGCACTACGCCCGCTCGTTCCTCGAAACCCCTCGAGTTGAGGTCTTCGAACCCGCAGCGCCGGAGCCGCTGAGCGAGTCCGAGCTACGGACACACCTCGAGCGCCGCGGCACGACGCCCGTCGCCGTCCGGTTCGAAGCGCCAGATCTCGTCGAGGACCAGCTCTACCCCCAACTACAGAAATCCGTCGACGGGATCGCGACCGGACTCGACGACCGCGGCTTCGACATCTTCCGCGCGACGACGATGGCCGACGACACCGCGGTGATTTTCGTCGAACTCGCCGTCAGCGAACGCCCCGCGATCGAAGGCCACCGCGGACCGCCGATCCACGTCCGCAGCCACGCCGAGGGGTTTTACGACGCCTACGCGGACGATCCCGAGGCGTACGGCCCGTTCATCGCCGGTGATCGCTACGTCACCGAACGTCCGCGAGAGTTCACCACCGCCCGCGAGTTCCTCGCGAGCGACCGCCTCTTCGACGTTGGCCTCGGCGCCCACGTCGAGACAGCGCTCGAGAACGAGTACGAGGTCCTCGTGGGCGAGGAGATCACGGCGCTACTCGAGGAGTTCGGACCCGAGCTCGGCCGATACTTCGAGCCCCATCCCTGA
- a CDS encoding GTP-binding protein produces the protein MSVPVTVLCGELGAGKTTLLSGLLESTDREIAVLVNDVGAVNVDADLVEARTDLTTGEEVLALENGCICCSLGGELSRSVIQLWKEHDFDYLVVEASGVGEPEPIARQFVRGPAGGPYDLDAVVTVVDARRFYDRFAAGSSDERDDPPIPEPQGPDETGSRPLGDLLLEQVEFCDLLVVNKCDLVSDDEREQVVALLETLQPRAEVVTTEYGALEPEALLDSERFDLEAAAESAGWKRAIESDADESGEDGAHEHEADGSAHSHDGDGHGHSRENHDPVHDEHDHSHGDEHDHGGPHGHSDGDHDHTHPPERYGIEVDTYHRRRPFHPQRLAAFLADLPDGLVRAKGLCWIAGREKQAITASYAGSETSLEVTGRWIASFSEERQAQYRRGQPDLSWDEEWGDRETRLAVIGRNIAMEDLQARLDGCLLTDEEMEADWTAFENPAPTGMGETVTVSHGGTNS, from the coding sequence ATGAGCGTTCCCGTCACCGTCCTCTGTGGCGAACTCGGCGCGGGCAAGACGACGCTGTTGTCCGGCCTGCTCGAGTCGACCGACCGAGAGATTGCCGTGTTAGTCAACGACGTCGGCGCGGTCAACGTCGATGCCGACCTCGTGGAGGCCCGAACCGATCTGACGACCGGCGAGGAGGTACTCGCCCTCGAGAACGGCTGTATCTGCTGTAGTCTCGGCGGCGAGCTTTCCCGGTCGGTGATCCAACTCTGGAAGGAACACGACTTCGACTACCTCGTCGTCGAGGCCTCGGGCGTTGGCGAGCCCGAACCGATCGCCCGGCAGTTCGTCCGCGGGCCCGCGGGCGGTCCCTACGACCTCGACGCGGTCGTCACCGTCGTCGACGCGCGACGGTTCTACGATCGGTTCGCTGCGGGCAGTTCGGACGAACGAGACGACCCGCCGATTCCGGAGCCCCAGGGCCCCGACGAGACCGGCAGCCGCCCGCTCGGAGACCTGCTGCTCGAGCAAGTCGAGTTCTGCGATCTGCTCGTCGTGAACAAGTGTGACCTCGTGAGCGACGACGAACGCGAGCAGGTCGTCGCGCTGCTCGAGACCCTTCAGCCCCGCGCCGAGGTCGTCACGACCGAGTACGGCGCGCTCGAGCCCGAGGCGTTGCTCGACAGCGAGCGATTCGACCTCGAGGCCGCAGCGGAGTCGGCGGGCTGGAAGCGAGCGATCGAGAGCGACGCTGACGAGTCCGGCGAGGACGGTGCGCACGAACACGAGGCGGACGGCTCGGCTCACAGCCACGATGGTGACGGGCACGGTCACAGTCGCGAGAATCATGACCCGGTCCACGACGAGCACGATCACAGTCACGGCGACGAGCACGACCATGGCGGGCCACACGGGCATAGCGATGGGGATCACGATCACACCCATCCTCCCGAGCGGTACGGTATCGAGGTCGACACCTATCATCGCCGGCGGCCGTTCCATCCACAGCGCCTCGCGGCCTTCCTCGCTGATCTTCCGGACGGTCTCGTACGCGCCAAGGGACTGTGCTGGATCGCTGGCCGCGAGAAACAGGCGATCACGGCGAGTTACGCCGGGTCGGAGACCAGTCTCGAGGTCACGGGTCGTTGGATCGCCAGCTTTTCGGAGGAGCGACAGGCGCAGTACCGACGCGGCCAGCCCGACCTCTCGTGGGACGAGGAGTGGGGCGACCGCGAGACGCGACTCGCAGTTATCGGGCGGAATATCGCGATGGAAGATCTGCAGGCGCGACTCGATGGCTGTCTGTTGACCGACGAAGAGATGGAGGCGGACTGGACCGCCTTCGAGAACCCCGCACCGACGGGGATGGGCGAGACGGTGACGGTCTCACACGGGGGGACGAACTCGTGA
- a CDS encoding esterase/lipase family protein, which produces MPAHHPAEDETEQDEGIQTGDVSRRQVLRTTAATAVGGAGLAGASGSAAASGFTGCDEWLDAPAEYPEIDLISSNPSAANFDALEDESELVIFVHGWLGLETSTDQAYTLEQALAEDEYDAPVVAASWEADTRNYWRAESRTETAGQRLASWLTSDRAALEERTVRLVGHSLGGRLCLEALTALDGEATVDTVALLGTAADDDSVCTDGEYAYGIDASAEAVANYHSENDDSICYGYDLQSLSSGLGCGGSDCDGGWVTDDSGSVPGNYTDVDVTDEVDDHCDYAKPEVGCVPRIVEDWDSN; this is translated from the coding sequence ATGCCTGCACACCACCCAGCGGAAGACGAGACCGAACAGGACGAGGGGATACAGACGGGCGACGTAAGCCGGCGGCAAGTCCTCCGGACGACGGCTGCCACCGCAGTCGGTGGGGCCGGTCTCGCCGGCGCCTCCGGCTCGGCCGCCGCGAGCGGATTCACGGGCTGTGACGAGTGGCTAGACGCGCCAGCGGAGTACCCGGAGATCGACCTCATCAGTTCCAATCCGTCGGCGGCGAATTTCGACGCCCTCGAGGACGAGTCCGAACTCGTCATCTTCGTCCACGGCTGGCTCGGCCTCGAGACCAGCACCGATCAGGCCTACACGCTCGAGCAAGCGCTCGCAGAGGACGAGTACGACGCGCCGGTCGTCGCGGCCTCGTGGGAGGCCGACACCCGAAACTACTGGCGCGCGGAGAGCAGGACCGAGACGGCCGGCCAGCGGCTCGCGTCGTGGCTCACGTCCGATCGGGCCGCTCTCGAGGAGCGGACGGTCAGGCTGGTCGGCCACTCGCTCGGCGGGCGGCTCTGTCTCGAGGCGCTCACGGCGCTCGATGGCGAGGCGACGGTCGACACCGTTGCCCTGCTCGGTACCGCAGCAGACGACGATTCGGTCTGTACAGACGGGGAGTACGCCTACGGCATCGACGCCAGCGCTGAGGCGGTCGCCAACTATCACTCGGAGAACGACGACAGCATCTGTTATGGCTACGACCTCCAGTCGCTCTCGAGCGGCCTCGGTTGCGGCGGATCCGACTGCGACGGCGGTTGGGTCACCGACGACAGCGGCTCCGTACCGGGCAACTACACCGACGTGGATGTCACCGACGAGGTCGACGATCACTGCGACTACGCGAAACCAGAGGTGGGCTGCGTGCCACGGATCGTCGAGGACTGGGACTCCAACTGA
- a CDS encoding MogA/MoaB family molybdenum cofactor biosynthesis protein, with the protein MTTDTDDRRSTDDHGHDIIDPLYVGIVTVSSSRAQADEPDPDDPGGDTIQECFEAEGHEVQERLLVRDDYSSIRTAVRGLVARREIDIVLTTGGTGVTADDVSPEATSSLFERELPGFGELFRSLSWDEVGTRAMASRATAGIAVDTPVFCLPGSTNACRTACEQLIVPEAPHLAGLATRHRQGGTDQSLSAYQDEN; encoded by the coding sequence ATGACGACCGACACCGACGACCGCCGGAGCACCGACGATCACGGCCACGATATCATCGATCCGCTCTACGTGGGGATCGTCACCGTCTCGAGTTCGCGCGCACAGGCCGACGAGCCGGATCCCGACGATCCGGGTGGGGACACCATTCAGGAGTGTTTCGAAGCCGAGGGTCACGAGGTGCAGGAACGGCTCTTGGTCCGGGACGACTACTCGTCGATTCGGACGGCGGTGCGCGGACTGGTCGCACGTCGGGAGATCGATATCGTACTCACTACGGGTGGGACAGGGGTCACCGCAGACGACGTTTCACCCGAAGCGACCTCTTCGCTGTTCGAACGCGAACTTCCCGGCTTCGGTGAACTGTTCCGATCGCTCTCGTGGGATGAAGTCGGTACCCGCGCGATGGCCTCGCGCGCGACGGCCGGGATCGCGGTCGACACGCCGGTGTTCTGTCTCCCCGGGAGCACAAACGCCTGCCGGACGGCCTGTGAGCAACTGATCGTCCCCGAAGCGCCGCATCTGGCGGGCCTCGCGACTCGCCACCGACAGGGTGGAACCGATCAATCGCTGTCGGCTTACCAGGACGAGAACTAA
- a CDS encoding group I intron-associated PD-(D/E)XK endonuclease codes for MLDRSTRYENLEEPQKRGQATEAIVRAAFAVCDVPVLVPTSDDEPYDLVVEVGGRFHRIQCKTAYRKSEETVAFETVSRTRQRRERYDRRGADGRAEYFAVYDPINDNRYLVPVSDAASGTMEIRFRTPKNGQHAGINRADEYLFDERLEDLRRP; via the coding sequence ATGCTCGACCGAAGCACGCGATACGAGAACCTCGAGGAGCCACAAAAGCGCGGCCAGGCCACCGAAGCGATCGTTCGGGCGGCGTTCGCCGTGTGCGACGTTCCGGTGCTCGTGCCGACTTCCGACGACGAGCCGTACGACCTGGTCGTCGAGGTCGGTGGACGATTTCACCGAATCCAGTGCAAGACGGCGTACCGAAAGAGCGAGGAAACGGTTGCCTTCGAAACTGTCAGCCGTACTCGCCAGCGACGTGAGCGGTACGACCGTCGAGGAGCGGACGGCCGCGCGGAGTACTTCGCTGTCTACGACCCGATAAACGACAACCGGTATCTAGTCCCCGTCTCGGACGCTGCGAGCGGGACGATGGAGATTCGATTCCGGACGCCGAAAAACGGGCAGCACGCCGGAATCAACCGGGCCGACGAGTATCTGTTCGACGAGCGACTCGAGGACCTGCGCCGACCCTGA
- a CDS encoding GTP-binding protein, which yields MSSNRIPVTVLSGPLGAGKTTVLNHVLTADHGLEVAVVVNDMGDVNVDAEHVTQQTDLGGDEEIIELSNGCICCRLRGDMLDEVGRLADRRDFDYLLVESSGISEPIPVAQTFAMGFEDADFDPTDTYELDTMVTVVNAHSIWESFDTGTALTDQQLEGESGRVPEEVLLDQIEFCDVLLLNKCDLAPDDSLDEIEAVLERLQPRADIVRTEFGNVDPDAILGTGQFDFERAQASAGWKHELKHDHHHDPQEEHGVTSFVYQRDRPFHPERIASLLTELPDELVRAKGFFWSAGREDVAMGIDKAGTSVRAGPSGQWLATLPLAQREQYFAARPGLKDDWDDQWGDRMTRLVFIGRDFEDEELIARLDDCVLTDAEMDDDWDAYADPFEPEEQRELALANE from the coding sequence ATGAGTAGCAACCGTATTCCCGTAACCGTTCTCAGCGGCCCGCTCGGTGCGGGCAAGACAACCGTTCTCAACCACGTGCTGACTGCAGACCACGGTCTCGAGGTCGCCGTCGTCGTCAACGATATGGGCGACGTGAACGTCGACGCCGAGCACGTCACCCAGCAGACCGACCTGGGCGGCGACGAGGAGATCATCGAACTGTCCAACGGGTGTATCTGCTGTCGCCTGCGCGGCGACATGCTGGACGAGGTCGGTCGGCTGGCCGATCGTCGCGACTTCGACTACCTGCTGGTCGAATCCTCGGGTATCTCGGAGCCGATTCCGGTCGCCCAGACGTTCGCGATGGGCTTTGAGGACGCCGACTTCGATCCGACTGACACCTACGAACTGGACACGATGGTCACCGTCGTCAACGCCCACAGTATCTGGGAGTCGTTCGACACCGGGACCGCGCTGACCGATCAGCAACTCGAGGGCGAGTCCGGCCGCGTGCCGGAGGAGGTGCTCCTCGACCAGATCGAGTTCTGTGACGTCCTCCTGTTGAACAAGTGCGATCTCGCTCCCGACGACTCGCTAGACGAGATCGAGGCCGTCTTGGAGCGACTCCAGCCCCGTGCCGATATCGTCCGAACCGAGTTCGGGAACGTCGACCCCGACGCAATTCTCGGGACCGGCCAGTTCGACTTCGAGCGCGCACAGGCGTCTGCGGGCTGGAAACACGAACTCAAACACGACCACCACCACGACCCACAGGAAGAACACGGCGTTACGTCGTTCGTCTACCAGCGCGACCGACCGTTCCACCCCGAGCGGATCGCGAGCCTGCTCACGGAACTGCCGGACGAACTCGTCCGCGCGAAGGGCTTTTTCTGGAGCGCGGGCCGCGAGGACGTCGCGATGGGCATCGACAAGGCTGGCACGTCGGTCCGTGCCGGTCCGTCAGGTCAGTGGCTCGCGACGCTCCCCCTGGCACAGCGCGAGCAGTACTTCGCCGCTCGTCCCGGCTTGAAAGACGACTGGGACGACCAGTGGGGTGACCGCATGACGCGGCTCGTCTTCATCGGCCGCGATTTCGAGGACGAGGAACTGATCGCCCGCCTCGACGACTGCGTGCTGACGGACGCGGAGATGGACGACGACTGGGACGCCTACGCCGATCCGTTCGAACCGGAAGAGCAACGTGAACTCGCGCTCGCAAACGAGTAA